Below is a window of Mus caroli unplaced genomic scaffold, CAROLI_EIJ_v1.1 scaffold_19317_1, whole genome shotgun sequence DNA.
AGTTTCCTTCATtactccaaaaccaaaaccaaaccaaaccaaaccaaaccaaaccaaaccaaaccaaaccgaaccaaaccaaaccaaaccaaacaaacaaaaaaaaaccccagcaagGTAAAGTCTTTCATTGCAGTAGCTTATTCCCTTGAATCAACTTCTCTTAGTTTTTCCTTGTGTCATGATAAAACAGTATAACCAAGTATAATCaggaaaaaagtttattttggacTTATACTTTCAGAGTTTTAGAGTCTATTATAGTGGAATGAAGGTATGTCCATaggaatagctgagagcttacatctgctcagtgagtgggaggcagagagagagagagagagagagagagagagagagagagagagagagaNNNNNNNNNNNNNNNNNNNNNNNNNNNNNNNNNNNNNNNNNNNNNNNNNNNNNNNNNNNNNNNNNNNNNNNNNNNNNNNNNNNNNNNNNNNNNNNNNNNNNNNNNNNNNNNNNNNagacagaaagacagagagagacagagagacagagagacagagagacagatagagagatagagacacagagacagtgacTAGGACACATCTGTTCCCAGTCCTTTCctaacagttctaccaactgttgacaaattattaaaatctatgagcctatgggaagGGTCAGAACCATAAAAACCATCACATAGTATTTGGGAAGAAATGATATgatgcagtgtttttttttttttttggacataaCAGCTACTTCATTCATGTAGTCTCTGCAAGAAAGTTTCACAAGCCTTGTCATCATTTCAAATTAAGGAGGGAGAAGGGTTCATGACTCCCCACTCTTCACTTAGGAACAATGGTCAGTCAATGTATTCTGGAGCATACAGGAGTAATTTTCTTTAGCCATGTCACTGCTTGCAAGTTGCCTGTTTCCCAGTAAATAACTTTCTACTCATGACATGTGAGCTATCAAAATTCAACTTTGGCAGTTTCCCAAAATGATAAGAAGTAGAATATTATTACTTGTTGGGAATTATCATTTCAGCTTCAGAGATAAGATGATGAAAGAAGTAAGGAAATGATTTTGGAGAAAGgccaaacatttttatataaatacatgaaattgtcaaaggaCACAATTAAATCCatgaaaaattacaaagaaataaattatattgcCCAGTGCTCCTGTTACAGATTTCAATGTATAAAACACCAAGTATATACCCAAAGTGTTTAAATTAATAAATCCAGTAAAAATATCAATAAGATAAAGATCAGTTTTATGTatcatggttcttttttttttacagaaaaattgaaacaccttataaagaaatacaaacaattGAGTATTCAATAATTACGATATGTTCATATTTTATGGTATACACTTTGAAATtatcaacaacaaagaaaaattttatttaaataagtaaacattAACATATCATACTTGCCATCACTCcaattttcagcatctaaggaccCATATGGTTCCCAATGCCACAGAACCTAAGAAATGCTTACTCCCCCAATTAGAGTCTACATTTCCTCTTTGTGGAATTTCAGAATCTCAGCATCCTGTGACACTCACCCATAGAATCTCATGTACTTGAGCACAACCTGTTTCCCTAGTCAGAAGCCATATTTCCAGCCATTCAACTTTAACCTTCAGCATCTCAGTACTTGAGTAGAACTTGCTGTTGATTGCAGACCACATTGTGAACTTTCTGGAGCTCTCATACTTAGCTTCTTAGGACTCTTACAGAGTATAGTTCTAGTGTTAGAAACCAGAGCTCTGACTTAGTTCAGAACCCCAAGCTTGATGTAACAGAGCCTACAAGAAATTCTTCTGTGACTCTGCCACCACCACAACTCTTCTTTAGGCCATAGCCTCTGTTATCTAAAGATTTTCCAGGTACTTGTTTTTTCCTTAGGAGGGAGGCCATCACTCCTGAACCCTAACTTCTCATATCTAAGCACATGCCTGGAATACCAAGCTACTTCTCAGGTCTAATAATCATGCCCTGTTAACCAGGCAACCTACCCTTCTCCTAGGTACTAGCTCTTGTAGAATGTCTTCTAACAATGTTTGAAGTAACAATTTCTCCTAATAAACTGCAATCACTGCAGCTACCCCATACAAGAGTTAGTACTTAGTGTTACTGAGACTAAACTTCAAGCATTACCTATTTGATCATATCAGCTTATTTGGGATAACATCAAGTGGAGACCTAAATACTCACTCAACACAAATGGGTTAGAAACTCATACCAAAAGCCATAAACAAAAAAGTTGTGCAGGTTCTgatgtaaaaataagaaaacacaaaaactccatgataaatatatttcatcTGAAGATTATCATTTACATAATAATGATTTTCAATGAGAACTACTTCGGTGAAATTCagaaaattatttagaaagaacaattaaaatatatacaaagaattctcaaaagttATAAGCACTTCAGtgaatttaaaattcttattgcctctccctctccctctccctctccctctccctctccccctcccNNNNNNNNNNNNNNNNNNNNNNNNNNNNNNNNNNNNNNNNNNNNNNNNNNtccccctccctctccctctccctctccctgtctccctctccgtctccctctccctgtctccctctccctgtctccctctccgtctccctctctctctcacacacagacacacaatatgtgtgtctctgtatgtgcatatatgttagCATAAATGtgattagaggacaacttgcgaTAGTCCAATATCCTATTCCTTTATGTagttcctggggattgaactcaggttgttgagCCTCCCTACCAGTTCTAGTTAATTACAGTTAAAGttaattacaaattttaaaagccCCTGTACTATAACTGACCAAGTTGAAAATATTGAAGACCTtctacaaaaaaattgaaaaaaaagcaaTGATTATGAAAGTGGCAGAGGGCAACACACAGGCAACAAAGTGATGGTGTTTTGGGAGCAAGAAATGAAATAGCAATCATTTTCAAGTAGATaaataaggctttttttttttttggtgttgatCCATCAGGGACAAGAATATACTTTAAGGAGTCTTACCAGAGCCCCCTTCACATCtttgttcctcaggctgtagatgaaTGGGTTGAGCATAGGAGTGACCACAGTATACATCACTGAGGCTATTGAGCTTCCTTGAGAAACACCAGTCCCAGCTGAACTGAGGTAAACCCCCAGTGCTGTGCCATAAAACAAACAGACCACACAGAGGTGAGATCCACAGGTGGAAAAGGCTCTATACTTGCTGACTACAGAAGACATATTCAATAAGGAGGAGACAATCTGCGAGTAAGAGAAGAGAATTCCAGTGACAGGAAACACACATAACAGGGCAGTAGCCACATATAATGCGATATTATTGATGAGAATATCAGAGCTTGTTACTCTGAGAATTTGAGCCAACTCACAGAAGAAATGTGGGATTTCAGTACCCATGGAAAAGGTTAATTGCTTCATTAATAGACTATGAAACAGGGAGACTGATAAAATGATGATCCAGCACATTAGCACAAGGAGGCAACAGAAGTGAGGGTTCATGATGACTGTATAGTTTAAGGGGTGACAAATAGCCACAAAGCGGTCAAAGGCCATTACAGTCAGTAAGAAATTATCCATTCCagcaaaaaccataaaaaaatagACTTGAGTGAGGCACTGCATGTAggagatatttttgttctttgtctgGATGTTCACCAGCATCTTTGGGACAGTGGTAGAAGTGAAACACATGTCTACAAATGAGAGGTtggagaggaagaagtacatggggttGTGGAGATGGGAATCAGAACTGACAGCCAGGATGATGAGCAGGTTACCAAGCACTGTGACCaggtacataaataaaaatatcccgAAAAGAATAGGCTGCAATTTAGGATCATCTGAAAGACCCAGTAGCAGGAATTGTGATAGTtctgtgtgattttcttttcccattccaGAGGCTTCTCTccttgacaaacaaacaaatgtttagaaaatattcatattGATACCAGCCCCACATGGTATCATGACCCTTCATGATCCTTCCCATTATCTTGATGTCCTTAGATACGAATAATCTCATTTcactttaaatgtttataatgttttgagcctcatattttatttagcataaatctccttcattttatatttactcaGTCCTTTAAATTTCCTCTCAATTTTTCTGTACACACTAGCTATAGAATGGTCATAAGACGTTTCATATATTCCTTAAGAACCATGAGAGTTTCTCATTCCTAAAGTTTTGTAATACaaaaatgatgttttaataaCCCAatccatatttattttcttagtttataCTTATTGATACAACTATTAACTAACAAAATcttatttcctttataaatattaGTACTATAAAGTTTATTCAGAGCTTTAAAAAGGCTTTTTATAGTAAGCATATcaatatgtgatatattttattgctaccattattactattattattctctTGTATAATAAGTAGTTTAGATATAAAACTTTTCCATAGGTCAGAATGGAGCTTGGTTTAGGAAC
It encodes the following:
- the LOC110289224 gene encoding olfactory receptor 7D4-like yields the protein MQRREASGMGKENHTELSQFLLLGLSDDPKLQPILFGIFLFMYLVTVLGNLLIILAVSSDSHLHNPMYFFLSNLSFVDMCFTSTTVPKMLVNIQTKNKNISYMQCLTQVYFFMVFAGMDNFLLTVMAFDRFVAICHPLNYTVIMNPHFCCLLVLMCWIIILSVSLFHSLLMKQLTFSMGTEIPHFFCELAQILRVTSSDILINNIALYVATALLCVFPVTGILFSYSQIVSSLLNMSSVVSKYRAFSTCGSHLCVVCLFYGTALGVYLSSAGTGVSQGSSIASVMYTVVTPMLNPFIYSLRNKDVKGALVRLLKVYSCP